The sequence AGCGGCTGACGCTGGTGGTGGACCGGGACCGGACGATCCACGAAGCGCTGTACCCGATCACGGACATCGAGGCGAGCGTACGCACGGCGCTGACCACGGTGCGCCGCCTGAGCGCGCCCGCCTGAGGCCCCCGCCCGTCCCGGCGCACCCCTGCCCGCACCGGGACGGACAGGGGCCCGGCAGTACGAGACCGTCGGCGCCGGAGGGACCCACCCGGCCGGCCGGCCGCCCACCTCGGCACCGGCCGCACCCGGTCAGGCACCGGCGACTCGGCCCAGCATCTCCCGGGCGTACGCCACGTCGTAGGAACCCCCGGTGAGCAGCACCTGGAGGCAGATCCCGTCCATCAGCGCGACGAGCGCCCGCGCGGTGGCCGGGTCGGTGCGCCGGGCCAGCAGTTCGACCACACCGTCGGTCCACTCGGCGGCGACGGGACGCAGCGCGGGACGGCGCAGGGCGGCGAGATACAGCTCGTACTCCAGCTCCGTCGCCCCGCACGCGCCCTCGAACCACTCCCCCAGCATCCTGCTCAGCTCGTCGGCCAGCTCGGCCCCGCCCCGCTGACCGGCGGGTGCGGCAAAGACGCTGCTCTCCCTCAGCGCCTGGGCGAAGCCCTCGTTGCACCGGCGCAGGGCGGCGATCAGCAGCTCGTCGAGCGAGCCGAAGTGATACGTCGTCGAGCCGAGCGGCACGTCCGCCTCGGCGGCGACGGAGCGATGGGTGAGCCCCGCGATGCCGTCGGCGCCCACCACGCGGATGGCCGCGTCGATGATGCGTTCGCGCCGCTCGGGGTCGTAACGCCGGGCCATCAGTGGGCTCCGCCCAGGTTGAGCACCACGACTCCGGCGATGATCAGGGCGATGCCCACCACCTTGAACAGGCTGCCGGACTCCCCCATGAAGATCACGCCGATCGCGGCGACGGCGGCGGTGCCCACTCCGGCCCAGATCGCGTAGGCCGT is a genomic window of Streptomyces sp. NBC_01237 containing:
- a CDS encoding TetR/AcrR family transcriptional regulator — translated: MARRYDPERRERIIDAAIRVVGADGIAGLTHRSVAAEADVPLGSTTYHFGSLDELLIAALRRCNEGFAQALRESSVFAAPAGQRGGAELADELSRMLGEWFEGACGATELEYELYLAALRRPALRPVAAEWTDGVVELLARRTDPATARALVALMDGICLQVLLTGGSYDVAYAREMLGRVAGA